AGAATATAAATAAGATTTTGATTGCTTAATGATAAGATAATAACCAGGTCATGATGAACAATCAAACTGGCTTAAGATGGGAATCATTTGAACATAAGATCCAGTATATATAATAAACAAACTTCAAGATCTAGAGGAATAATCTTCTGAGTTCATGATTGATCAAAATAGAGAGAGCATCTACTAGCAGACTAAGAATAGCTCGGAACTAGGAGCTTTAACTTATTCAAGCACACTGAGTTTCTTCATTTGGGCTTTGGTAAGACCATGGATCGTGCTCGAAGATTTAGAAATATTCCCCTGAAAGAAAGAAAATGTAAGGGTGGAAAAGCTAAAAGAAGCccaaattttaattataaaaagaagaataaaaggTACATGTAAAGTATAGAATACCAGCAAAATGCAACTAAGCTCTGAAGAATGACCCGGAATTGCAGGGGCACATAGCGGTGATTGATCCAACCAACAACAGGCCAGAACTGCATTTTTTTCTCCATTAAGTCAGTTTATGATATCATTAAGTCAGTTTCATTGTATACAGTTTCATTGAGCATAGAGTAATACCGTCCATGAAGTATATTGTACTGTTGGATAGTCCTTCTTTATTTTAGCTTTCACGTGAACCCAAGGTCTTTCTGCGTTTCACATTTGTATAAAATAATCAACAGTACATATTATTGCTATTTGAAATGTCCATACCTAGTCTGCTAATTTGCCTTACTTTTTTAGGCTTGATTTAAGTAATGGAGTTGTTTTGTTTTATATCCACATTTATAATGTGAAACCCAAACCAGTATAAAGTTGTGCTGGTAATACAGGGGTCAACTCAATTATATAATTAGTCATTTTGATTCACCTATATCTGTTGCACATAATGGAGGAAAAAATAGTGGAACTAACATGTTTCCTCACAACTTACCCTCCACAACCAACCCATAGTAAATCATGAAAAACAAGTTGTTCCAAGGAGAAGAAGTAACCTGCTCCAGCAGTACCTGACAATTTGATAAGCTATTTTTAGATTGACTTctaataattattttcttttctttttcacttGAGTGAATCAAACAGTCAATTGACAAGTTATATTATTTCGGGAATGTCATTTTAGAAACCCCTTATTGATGTTATTAAGCTCTTTCTTCAGTCAAGTACATACAGCCAAAAAGGAAAATAGTACAGGCCAAAACACCGGAAAACTGAAGATTTCCTTTACAACTTGACAAGAGAGATGGAATTTCATCATTCTTATACCAACTTGAGTTACATTCTTTCAATATTTCAGACTACATCAAGGTTTCAGGGAACAAAGTAAGGCTCAAGACTGAGCAGAATGGCGTACCTTCTTGGCTACTGTTTTTGTATCCCTTTTCCCCTTGAATATTTTGTCTAGAACTATGTGCAGGTAATGTCCAAATGGACCAAGATAAGCAACTCCAAAAAGCTGCATtcaaataaatcacaaacatgaTTGAGATGGCGCACAATagatacaataatgaaaataagCACATAATCACTTGAAAGTTACAAAAGATGTAAACTTTCAATCCAGCACATTAACAACTTCAAGGCTAAAAAACATGTTACATTTGTGGTACAAATACACCGAACAAAGTCAAAATCATTGTCTGAATAAAAATATTACACAATCATACATTCATGGTATAATCTAGCTATGGTAATCTATCGGACATTATATTGCAATTAAGCAAATTTCAATACAACATCATTAAAAATAGTGTTGTCTTTCACTCATATCATAGTGATAACTGCCCATTTCGTTCCAAAACAATAAAACGATCAATGGGATCCTAACTACATGGTAATACCACTATTAAAGTGAGCTTACCACTTTGAGAAGAAGCCGTTTCAATTGAAGTTTCTGTATACCAGTGAGTTTTTGAGAAACTATATCGCTAAGCCCTGCTAACGTCCCTGCTGTAATTGCCTGCTCTAATAATAAAAATTAGTCAGAAGAACATACCCATAAAAGAGGGAGaagaaaaaatttcaaactcaatCTCGGTACGAGAACTcaagttatttaaaaaaatatatatataaaatcagcTTTTAAAAACCCAGATAAGAAAAGGAGCAAAACGAACACAACTTTCATCTAAATTTCTCCTCTGTCCacaaacccaaaactcaaaagaAAGAGCAAAGGAAAGCCACGAAAAAGACAAGAAGAAAAACATGAATTGGGACCTTAGTTCTGAGAGGATGTTGCTGAAGTTGCATCAAGTATTGCTGTAACCCTTTCTTGGCAATCGACCCCATGTCTGATTTCCCTAATTTGGTTTCAAAGTTGAAGACTTTAGGGATGGATTTGTACAGTGGCTACTAGATCAGCCAGCACCGGGCGTAAGGTGCGTATGACCAAAAATTTCTCACGCACGAAGCagcatatatatatgtgtatatttatgtTATGGGTGCGTGTGTTCTTTCTTGAGACCCAACGTGTGGGTGGCCCTCTATTGGGACGGATTGCCCAATAATTAGAATAGAACTACTCCAACAAGCATCTCGTTTtatattctcttctctttctttctcgtTCCATCTCCATCCCTTTGGCAATGAGTCAACTTTGGGATCTGACCAGCTGagccattttattttttattttccccTTATTTTTAGGGTAGTAGGGctggttttgattttttttttatttggttagTTTGTTTGTACATGTTACTTTAGGATTATATTACATcgaatatattatataaatttggAGGTGTCTTTATCCTAGGAGGACTTTCAAAACCAACCAATGTCAAGCTACATCCTACAAATGAATTCACCCAGCGATCAAGGAGTGACTAATAGTCAACAAGTTGTTATAGCGACTTTGATATTACACTATTACTTCTCACTTTGAGTTGCGAAGTTTCGATATTCATTCTTAATAATatctaatattaccaaaaaattcaTAGCACTATTAATATTCtcaatttgatgctaaacattcatCTCATACCTAAAATAATATTCtcaatttgatgctaaacattcatCTCATATCTAAAATACATCTCTCATTATATCAAGAATCCTAAAACTTTCTATTCCTTTCTTTTTCCTCTATTCCCCTCTCTCTttcattctcatgaaattctccCTAAAACCAACAGatttgtataattttcttgtcGAAATCATTGTTAGTCATCTCCATTGTCTTTGTGAAGTCACCAATATCAAATGCAACATCTATTTTGAGGGTTTTTTGAGGGGAAAAACCATAGGTAATAAAATTGTTCATTTcatgtgttgggtattatttgtttacaattttttggttattttgaacagatctgagcATATActgatgtgtttttttttttgttttttagagagATTCCGCAATCTGTGTTTTTCTGGAT
This genomic interval from Humulus lupulus chromosome 8, drHumLupu1.1, whole genome shotgun sequence contains the following:
- the LOC133794892 gene encoding peroxisomal membrane protein PMP22-like, which produces MGSIAKKGLQQYLMQLQQHPLRTKAITAGTLAGLSDIVSQKLTGIQKLQLKRLLLKVLFGVAYLGPFGHYLHIVLDKIFKGKRDTKTVAKKVLLEQVTSSPWNNLFFMIYYGLVVEERPWVHVKAKIKKDYPTVQYTSWTFWPVVGWINHRYVPLQFRVILQSLVAFCWGIFLNLRARSMVLPKPK